From the Leucobacter denitrificans genome, one window contains:
- a CDS encoding enoyl-CoA hydratase/isomerase family protein, translated as MPLQITVEDLAAGRVDRLLGDYDPEAREIVTLVSVDHPVSTETLHRAAVRAMSTDRILIGVARRMLPMSSDVDILLEEFATTFAVNGGGNDSVVFTDEVDARAIGLAEAVARNPHSSTIFLDTLRATASLDVPDALQVESLAYSALLGGGEFREWLAGREAPSSPPMVADPVLARRKGDTLHITLNRPQRRNAYGAQLRNELVRALTIAEADESIELVIVDGAGTSFCAGGDLAEFGLAANHSEAHLIRTRGGAGRLVDALRDRIRFEIHGPCVGAGVEIPALAGRLVADPHTTFLLPEVSMGLIPGAGGTVSLPRRIGRWRSFALCVTAQHIDAEQALSWGLVDEVRPREAAIEL; from the coding sequence TTGCCGTTGCAGATAACTGTCGAGGATTTAGCTGCTGGCCGTGTCGATCGTCTGCTCGGCGACTACGACCCTGAGGCTCGAGAAATCGTTACGCTCGTGTCAGTTGATCACCCGGTCAGTACCGAGACACTGCACCGAGCCGCCGTTCGTGCTATGTCTACAGATCGTATCCTCATCGGAGTAGCTCGCCGGATGCTACCGATGAGCTCGGATGTGGACATCTTGCTGGAAGAATTCGCTACTACCTTCGCGGTGAACGGTGGTGGAAACGACTCAGTGGTTTTCACCGATGAAGTGGACGCTCGTGCAATCGGCCTTGCGGAGGCAGTCGCACGGAATCCACATAGCTCGACAATTTTTCTCGATACCCTCCGAGCCACTGCTTCCCTCGACGTACCCGATGCGCTCCAAGTAGAATCGCTCGCGTACTCAGCGCTCCTCGGAGGGGGAGAGTTCAGAGAGTGGCTAGCCGGGCGCGAGGCCCCCTCGTCGCCGCCGATGGTAGCCGACCCCGTACTCGCGCGGCGCAAAGGCGATACGCTACATATCACTCTGAACCGGCCACAACGACGCAACGCCTACGGCGCACAATTACGTAATGAATTGGTGCGTGCACTCACGATCGCCGAGGCGGACGAAAGCATTGAGCTCGTGATCGTTGATGGTGCTGGAACGAGTTTTTGTGCGGGGGGAGACCTCGCAGAGTTCGGCCTTGCTGCAAACCACAGCGAGGCTCACCTGATTCGCACCAGAGGCGGCGCCGGAAGGCTCGTCGACGCGTTACGAGACCGAATTAGGTTCGAGATTCATGGACCGTGTGTGGGGGCAGGCGTTGAGATACCTGCCCTTGCGGGACGTCTGGTAGCAGACCCTCACACCACATTCCTGCTGCCCGAGGTCTCAATGGGTCTTATTCCGGGAGCCGGAGGAACCGTGAGCCTTCCGAGGCGCATCGGTCGGTGGCGTTCTTTCGCGCTATGTGTCACTGCTCAGCATATCGACGCCGAACAGGCACTATCCTGGGGCCTCGTTGACGAGGTACGTCCGAGGGAAGCCGCAATAGAGTTATAG
- a CDS encoding carboxyl transferase domain-containing protein — MTQETSIALEPETTMLPFSEVWDAELGSSDPLNFPGAEPVDARDESLRAGLVHGPLGDYVLIEVDFARAGGTLGTVTGERMVRAYRRATERGLPIAQIISSGGARLQEGYFALTQMTRTASAVAAHRAAGLMSASAFRSPSAGGIFASWGNTADVRVASPGATIGFGGPRVVHTVTGHFPPKTSHTAESALAHGLIDAIVPEEEQLTWLERALGVRDGVPALTTDHPGPTPPAPATTTWDAVLASRAPQRPSGLEWAAWITDGWVELNGPGPRLRAGIANIGDNRVVVIALDRDRSGGPLSLPGPDDFRLARRAVTLADRLELPVLTIIDTPGADPSPSSEAGVSRTRSLRCWSHSRVYAA, encoded by the coding sequence GTGACACAGGAAACCTCGATCGCTCTCGAACCAGAAACGACTATGCTGCCCTTCTCGGAGGTATGGGATGCCGAACTTGGGTCCTCCGATCCTCTCAATTTCCCGGGCGCGGAACCTGTAGACGCACGGGACGAATCGCTTCGTGCGGGGCTTGTTCACGGGCCTCTGGGCGATTACGTCCTCATCGAGGTCGATTTTGCTCGTGCGGGCGGGACGTTAGGTACTGTCACGGGTGAACGAATGGTGCGCGCCTACCGCAGAGCTACGGAACGCGGTCTCCCCATCGCCCAGATCATCAGCAGCGGAGGGGCTCGGCTTCAGGAGGGATACTTCGCTCTCACACAAATGACCCGCACCGCGTCAGCCGTCGCTGCCCACCGCGCGGCCGGTTTGATGAGCGCGTCTGCCTTCCGCTCGCCAAGTGCTGGCGGTATTTTCGCGTCCTGGGGTAACACGGCTGATGTCCGCGTGGCGAGCCCTGGTGCCACGATCGGCTTCGGAGGACCCCGCGTTGTGCACACAGTAACCGGGCATTTCCCGCCAAAAACATCGCATACGGCAGAGTCTGCGCTGGCTCATGGCCTCATTGACGCGATCGTTCCTGAAGAAGAACAACTTACCTGGCTCGAACGTGCCCTTGGTGTCCGTGACGGAGTACCCGCTCTCACCACGGACCACCCAGGGCCCACTCCTCCCGCGCCCGCGACCACAACTTGGGACGCAGTGCTTGCAAGCCGGGCACCCCAACGCCCGTCAGGGCTCGAATGGGCAGCGTGGATCACGGACGGCTGGGTCGAACTGAACGGACCTGGCCCGCGGCTTCGCGCTGGGATTGCCAATATTGGCGACAACCGTGTCGTCGTAATTGCGCTCGACCGGGATCGTAGCGGCGGTCCCCTTTCCCTCCCAGGTCCCGACGATTTCCGTCTAGCTCGACGCGCTGTGACCTTGGCTGACCGTTTGGAGCTTCCCGTGCTCACCATCATTGATACACCAGGCGCTGACCCCTCACCATCGTCTGAAGCAGGGGTATCGCGAACGAGATCGCTGAGGTGCTGGTCGCACTCGCGAGTCTACGCAGCGTGA
- a CDS encoding VWA domain-containing protein produces MATSDLIDASYALEVVDLADRESVRESLAACLIKSNAYRDAYDLLFDLFFTAGASGSDPALSRLPDEELRDFLVLSLQHQNHHVVRQISAELIDRHAKIVPGRAVAGTIYIMRAQRAVRADELVTDLLRLENRSLEDGVGRIALRAAEERARKAAFDFERILQSEVRRRLVEDRGADAVASTLRNPLPEDVDFLTASGEAIHNMEQVVEPLGRALGFALATTQQSHTPRFLDIRTTIRRSISTGGAPVDLRFRPSRPPKPKLVVLADISGSVASFASFALQLTYALRSHFASIRSFVFVDGLSEVTDLIATTSTIVETTRRINDERRGYGVDGHSDYGNALRLFSENHHSAIDARTTVLILGDARNNYRDPHVDALDMIRQRAASVYFLNPEAKSMWNEGDSVASEYATHCTGAFECRTIRQLEHFVSAFA; encoded by the coding sequence GTGGCCACATCAGACCTCATTGATGCATCATATGCGCTCGAGGTGGTGGATCTTGCCGACCGTGAATCGGTTCGTGAGTCGCTTGCGGCATGCCTCATCAAATCGAATGCATACCGTGATGCCTACGATCTTCTCTTCGATTTGTTTTTTACTGCGGGAGCGTCGGGGTCTGATCCTGCTCTCTCTCGTCTCCCCGACGAAGAACTCCGGGATTTCCTGGTCCTGAGCCTCCAGCACCAAAACCATCACGTCGTACGCCAGATATCTGCAGAACTCATTGATCGTCATGCAAAAATTGTTCCCGGGCGGGCCGTCGCCGGCACCATCTACATTATGCGGGCACAGCGAGCCGTACGCGCTGACGAATTGGTTACTGACCTACTACGCCTCGAGAATCGTTCGCTGGAAGATGGTGTGGGCCGCATCGCTCTTCGGGCTGCAGAAGAGCGAGCCCGTAAGGCAGCCTTTGATTTCGAGCGTATACTCCAGAGCGAGGTACGTCGCCGCCTCGTTGAGGACAGGGGGGCAGACGCGGTCGCATCGACGCTTCGTAACCCGCTCCCTGAAGACGTTGATTTTCTTACAGCCTCGGGCGAAGCAATCCACAACATGGAACAAGTGGTGGAGCCGTTGGGGCGCGCGCTAGGTTTTGCGCTTGCAACCACACAACAGTCACACACTCCCCGGTTTCTTGATATTCGCACTACCATTCGTCGCTCAATCTCGACCGGTGGGGCTCCGGTCGATCTCCGGTTTCGGCCAAGCCGCCCGCCGAAACCAAAACTCGTAGTGCTCGCAGACATCTCTGGATCTGTTGCAAGTTTTGCCAGTTTCGCGCTCCAACTCACCTATGCGTTACGGTCTCACTTTGCGTCCATACGCTCCTTCGTATTCGTCGATGGACTTTCAGAGGTGACCGATCTGATCGCGACAACATCTACTATCGTCGAAACCACGCGTCGCATTAACGATGAGCGGCGCGGCTATGGCGTTGACGGCCACTCAGATTACGGCAATGCTCTCCGGTTGTTCAGCGAGAACCATCATTCCGCAATCGACGCCCGGACGACAGTTCTCATTCTTGGGGATGCTCGAAATAATTACCGGGACCCTCACGTAGACGCACTCGATATGATTCGCCAGCGAGCAGCGAGCGTCTACTTCCTCAACCCGGAGGCAAAAAGCATGTGGAACGAAGGTGACTCGGTCGCAAGCGAGTACGCTACGCACTGCACAGGCGCGTTCGAGTGCCGCACGATCCGCCAACTTGAGCATTTTGTCTCCGCATTCGCCTAA
- a CDS encoding TetR/AcrR family transcriptional regulator: MTSNATRKRRERGSISPEDILAGAFIVAERDGLDNLSMPVLASHLEIGVTSIYWYFRSKDDLLRKMTTQATTFLQNQLPTTEGWKPEDWQEFLLSYFSADRASHQNANVLTDLVLMRTSSYSIPSTHRVYRGIESILAYLTKAGFTARQAWFLYSSLSLYTRGFIITERMRQVNQTPPVGLSQLSLIDVENMPILVGLISEHDAMLDMADDESFAFGVRLALEQAARILEETSG; the protein is encoded by the coding sequence ATGACTTCAAACGCTACGCGCAAACGTCGCGAGCGCGGTTCTATCTCACCCGAAGACATCCTAGCAGGCGCGTTCATTGTCGCTGAACGAGATGGCCTTGACAATTTGAGTATGCCGGTGCTCGCCAGCCATCTCGAAATCGGTGTGACGAGTATCTACTGGTACTTTCGCAGCAAAGACGATCTCCTCCGTAAGATGACGACTCAAGCGACGACGTTTCTGCAGAATCAACTGCCGACGACTGAGGGATGGAAGCCTGAAGACTGGCAAGAATTCCTATTATCCTATTTTTCAGCTGACCGGGCTTCGCATCAGAATGCCAACGTTTTGACAGATCTCGTGCTCATGCGCACCTCGAGCTACAGCATTCCTTCGACGCACCGGGTGTACCGCGGGATTGAGAGCATACTCGCGTACTTGACCAAGGCGGGCTTCACCGCTAGGCAAGCGTGGTTTCTCTACTCCTCGCTCTCACTGTACACGCGCGGGTTCATCATTACCGAACGCATGCGTCAAGTCAACCAGACTCCTCCGGTCGGTCTTTCGCAGCTATCCCTCATTGACGTCGAAAATATGCCGATTCTCGTCGGCCTCATCTCGGAGCACGATGCGATGCTCGATATGGCAGACGACGAGAGCTTCGCCTTCGGTGTTCGGCTCGCGCTTGAGCAAGCCGCCCGTATCCTCGAGGAAACCTCTGGCTAA
- a CDS encoding acyl-CoA dehydrogenase family protein has product MDPNELRRLDFSLSEEQEAIRELFADFFEKQSPTTIVREAEPTGFDQKLWEQLIELGVTQMGVPEDRGGDGVGISELAIIAEEFGRTLAPVPLLEHIVATRLLAQVNDESVNEVLAGAMDGTRILGIATEPLVNRGLVSTAAVAADIVAFDGDSLIIVSSENRTHVPNQASLPYAWVDPHTEGVAKVSSSNAAELYDIALRELKTLTAAALVGLTEAALKLSLEFVKSRETMGISIGALQGVSFPLVDVSIGISGSRNLAYRAAWFLDHEPEAEPWLQASALVRATETATVGVTTAQHMQGGLGFTVEADASLYFLRAKGWALAAGNPRDDSRRIGELRINAAA; this is encoded by the coding sequence ATGGATCCTAACGAACTCAGGCGCCTCGACTTTTCGCTCAGCGAGGAGCAGGAAGCCATCCGTGAACTCTTTGCGGACTTCTTTGAAAAACAATCTCCGACGACGATCGTGCGGGAAGCCGAGCCCACGGGGTTCGACCAGAAGCTGTGGGAACAATTAATTGAGCTCGGTGTCACTCAAATGGGCGTACCGGAGGATCGAGGCGGAGACGGCGTCGGTATTTCTGAGCTAGCGATCATTGCTGAAGAATTCGGACGCACACTCGCACCCGTTCCGCTTCTTGAGCACATTGTTGCTACACGATTGCTCGCGCAGGTGAACGACGAATCTGTGAATGAGGTGCTCGCCGGAGCAATGGATGGAACCAGAATCCTTGGAATCGCGACCGAACCTCTCGTCAATAGGGGACTCGTCTCCACGGCAGCAGTGGCAGCAGATATTGTCGCTTTTGATGGTGACTCTCTCATCATCGTTAGCTCTGAGAACCGTACACACGTGCCGAACCAGGCATCGCTCCCGTATGCGTGGGTTGACCCTCACACCGAAGGGGTAGCGAAAGTATCGTCCTCGAATGCTGCAGAACTCTATGATATTGCCCTGCGTGAGCTCAAAACGTTGACGGCTGCAGCGCTTGTTGGACTCACTGAAGCTGCTTTGAAGCTCTCACTCGAGTTTGTTAAATCGCGCGAAACGATGGGGATATCAATCGGTGCCCTCCAGGGTGTGTCCTTCCCTCTCGTCGACGTCTCTATCGGTATCTCAGGGTCGCGGAATCTCGCGTACCGCGCGGCCTGGTTCCTTGATCACGAGCCCGAGGCAGAGCCTTGGCTTCAAGCCTCCGCGCTGGTCAGGGCCACCGAGACCGCGACTGTTGGGGTGACTACTGCTCAGCATATGCAGGGTGGCCTCGGATTCACTGTCGAAGCAGACGCCAGTCTCTACTTCCTTCGTGCCAAGGGCTGGGCACTTGCAGCGGGTAATCCGCGCGACGACAGTCGCCGGATCGGCGAACTTCGAATCAACGCGGCTGCATAG
- a CDS encoding AAA family ATPase: MAQQVASEIAHVRHFTNTEQVAQDLAGMKYLADNATSQAIFLADALAKPLLLEGPAGTGKTQLALSVAEITGSRLIRLQCYQGIDEARALYEWDYRKQLLAIQRSEDDDVSNVFSEDFLLSRPLLDAVRSEEPVVLLIDEVDQLDVEAEALLLEFLSSYQVSVPELGTVQATRTPLVFLTSNNNRELSEALRRRCLFLHVDYPSPEREREIIAARIPELSDQLTGRIAETVAALRNMDLRKNPSVSETLDWAQTLSLLNVTEITDEVVANHANILLKHQGDIELIRSELAPTS; encoded by the coding sequence ATGGCTCAGCAAGTCGCATCAGAGATAGCACACGTCAGGCACTTTACGAATACTGAGCAGGTGGCTCAGGACCTTGCGGGGATGAAATATCTCGCCGACAACGCGACATCACAAGCAATCTTTCTTGCTGATGCACTTGCAAAGCCGTTACTTCTTGAGGGACCGGCCGGTACCGGAAAGACACAACTCGCTCTCTCCGTCGCCGAGATTACGGGATCGCGTTTGATCCGGCTCCAGTGTTACCAGGGAATTGACGAAGCGCGTGCGCTCTACGAATGGGACTACCGGAAGCAGCTCCTCGCCATTCAGCGGAGCGAAGATGATGACGTCTCGAACGTCTTCTCTGAAGATTTTCTCCTCTCTCGCCCGCTTCTCGATGCGGTGCGCTCCGAAGAGCCCGTCGTCCTCCTGATCGATGAGGTAGATCAGCTGGACGTTGAAGCTGAAGCCCTTCTGCTTGAATTTCTCTCCAGCTATCAGGTGTCAGTTCCTGAGCTGGGCACGGTCCAGGCGACACGCACTCCCCTCGTATTCCTCACTTCAAATAACAACCGTGAACTGTCCGAAGCACTGCGTCGCCGTTGCCTCTTCCTCCACGTAGATTACCCTTCTCCCGAACGGGAGCGAGAGATCATCGCTGCGCGTATACCCGAGCTCTCGGACCAACTCACGGGTCGGATAGCGGAAACCGTTGCCGCACTCCGGAACATGGATTTAAGGAAGAACCCCTCGGTTTCAGAGACTCTCGATTGGGCGCAAACGTTGAGCCTACTCAATGTGACCGAAATCACCGATGAGGTTGTCGCGAACCACGCAAATATCCTCCTCAAACATCAGGGGGACATAGAACTCATTCGTTCAGAACTCGCTCCCACCTCATGA
- a CDS encoding MBL fold metallo-hydrolase, with translation MTAAEPSVAARQQHEAWLERRVPSVERVRPGLWSLPITIPNSPLRYVLIYVIELPDGIALVDTGWPHDESWNALESGLESIGFSVEDVRYVLITHSHTDHHGLTHRITERSGALVVMHAVEDEVIRELEAGKSGASESDTEWLSARGASEEQRLVIQTEKAQGSGPSEPVIVLPDILITDGDRPLPGRPDVVALWTPGHTRGHLCFHLENDRVLISGDHVLPRITPHVTRASFVPLDPALTNYLESLKRISALDVDEVLPAHEYRFSDLHARIDFMLAHHEERFLEILAAVRDGARTTWDVAERISWSRGWDATSGFMRQTALAETYTHLKHLEATGRVKHASQRPDEWVIEGDAQAHAETLIHQEI, from the coding sequence ATGACAGCTGCTGAACCGTCGGTTGCCGCTCGCCAACAGCATGAGGCATGGCTCGAACGCCGGGTGCCCTCAGTCGAGCGTGTCCGCCCGGGGCTCTGGTCGCTTCCGATTACTATCCCCAATAGTCCGCTTCGCTACGTGCTCATTTACGTCATCGAGCTCCCTGACGGAATCGCTCTCGTCGACACTGGGTGGCCCCATGATGAATCCTGGAATGCCTTGGAAAGCGGGCTCGAGAGCATCGGCTTCTCGGTCGAAGATGTGCGCTACGTCCTTATCACGCATTCGCACACAGATCATCACGGGTTGACGCATCGAATTACAGAGCGCAGTGGTGCGCTCGTTGTCATGCACGCTGTTGAAGATGAGGTGATCCGTGAACTTGAAGCGGGGAAATCTGGTGCGAGTGAGAGCGACACTGAATGGCTCTCCGCCCGCGGAGCGAGCGAAGAGCAACGTCTGGTCATCCAAACGGAAAAGGCTCAAGGGAGCGGACCTTCAGAACCTGTCATTGTTCTACCCGATATTTTGATCACAGATGGTGACAGACCCCTGCCGGGTCGGCCTGACGTCGTCGCGCTCTGGACTCCAGGACACACTCGGGGCCATCTCTGCTTCCACCTGGAAAATGACCGGGTTCTGATCTCGGGCGATCACGTTCTTCCGCGGATCACTCCGCATGTAACTCGAGCCTCCTTCGTTCCGCTCGACCCGGCACTGACGAATTACCTCGAATCGCTCAAACGCATCTCCGCCCTCGACGTAGATGAGGTACTTCCGGCACATGAGTATCGCTTCTCTGATCTTCACGCGCGGATAGATTTCATGCTCGCTCATCACGAAGAACGATTCCTCGAGATTCTCGCCGCGGTGAGAGACGGTGCACGCACCACGTGGGACGTTGCCGAACGTATCTCCTGGTCACGTGGATGGGATGCGACGAGCGGTTTTATGCGTCAGACAGCCCTGGCTGAAACCTACACCCATCTCAAGCATCTTGAGGCTACGGGCAGAGTGAAACACGCGTCTCAGCGTCCTGATGAATGGGTCATCGAAGGCGATGCACAGGCGCATGCAGAGACATTGATACACCAAGAAATCTGA
- a CDS encoding MaoC/PaaZ C-terminal domain-containing protein: MTHTTDASGSVINVGTEITPYTRETGFATWNRYAAVNDEFVPIHMDNEAGKQAGYDGAFGMGNLQFAYIHNALRDWAGEQARITSVSCQFRKPNLGGLVTVKGTVSSMDATEDGTVVNLEIWTEDEAGDKLAPGSATLLFPTS, encoded by the coding sequence ATGACACACACTACCGACGCTTCAGGTTCCGTCATTAATGTTGGAACCGAAATTACACCGTACACTCGCGAAACCGGTTTCGCTACGTGGAACCGGTACGCCGCGGTGAATGACGAATTCGTGCCGATCCACATGGACAACGAGGCGGGAAAGCAAGCCGGCTATGACGGTGCTTTCGGCATGGGAAATTTGCAGTTCGCGTATATCCACAATGCGTTACGAGACTGGGCCGGTGAGCAAGCACGCATCACCTCGGTCTCTTGTCAGTTCCGCAAGCCAAACTTGGGTGGTTTGGTCACCGTGAAGGGCACGGTGTCGTCAATGGACGCCACGGAAGACGGGACCGTTGTGAACCTTGAGATATGGACGGAAGATGAGGCGGGAGACAAGCTCGCCCCGGGAAGCGCAACGTTGCTCTTCCCCACCTCGTAA
- a CDS encoding FAS1-like dehydratase domain-containing protein yields the protein MGTETSTHISEAMHNAVGTEISRRVSYPVSDSDIRRWALATYWPASPPKRYLSTDTNAVVAPEDFNPFAWAVVDSRQHPDAVDSDQNDPDSTEKQIGVEGPGLKFMLNGGMVATYSTAIRPGDTITSVNRLSSYTERTSRLGQMLITVLSDEWTNQHGDVVKRVDTTLLRY from the coding sequence ATGGGAACCGAAACCTCAACACACATCTCCGAGGCGATGCATAACGCCGTCGGTACGGAGATCAGTCGTCGCGTGAGCTACCCGGTATCGGATTCAGATATTCGACGCTGGGCTCTCGCAACATACTGGCCTGCTTCTCCTCCAAAGCGGTATCTCTCCACGGATACCAATGCTGTCGTCGCGCCAGAGGATTTCAATCCGTTCGCTTGGGCCGTGGTCGATTCGCGCCAGCACCCTGATGCCGTGGATAGCGATCAAAACGATCCCGATAGCACGGAGAAGCAGATCGGCGTCGAGGGCCCCGGTCTAAAATTTATGCTCAATGGGGGGATGGTGGCGACCTATTCAACTGCCATTCGTCCTGGTGACACGATCACAAGCGTTAATCGACTGAGTAGTTACACGGAACGCACGAGCCGCCTCGGCCAGATGCTGATTACCGTCCTCAGCGATGAATGGACGAATCAACATGGGGACGTGGTTAAGCGCGTGGACACGACCCTCCTTCGGTATTAG
- a CDS encoding class I adenylate-forming enzyme family protein, which translates to MNITSLLDMSVTAMSDRTLIGNKADGLSPAELRRRALAGATYIRQSGAKVVGYLGGNGPEFPVALFSAAYAGVPFLPLNFRLSNEQLDEILARQDGLLLLTRDAQRIEQGALSLDDFELIVRDGAEEEATPSEADDIAVILMTSGTTAAPKSALLRHQNLASYILSSVDFASAEPDSATIVSVPPYHIAAVANMLSNLFAGRRIVYLDHFTADEWLDVVRREGITNAMVVPTMLSRIVHALEESGQDAPETLRGISYGGAKVPTTVLQHALEAFPNVGFVNAYGLTETASSIAILGPEDHRTAMASDDPEVRARLSSVGRALPGVEIQVQDENGEPCAPGVEGDIVVRGPQVAGEYRESGSLVNEDGWFRTRDLGYIDSEGFIFVKGRADDTIIRGGENIAPAEIEDVLFRHEAVADVAVAGVPNDEWGFVIAAFIVVKPGASLSSDEVRAFARQHLRSSKTPDEVHFTDEIPTTPTGKVLRRHLVDGLLEGVSS; encoded by the coding sequence ATGAATATAACTTCTCTACTCGACATGTCTGTGACGGCAATGAGCGACCGGACCCTCATCGGTAACAAGGCCGACGGTTTAAGTCCCGCTGAGTTGCGTCGCCGAGCGCTTGCCGGTGCAACTTATATCCGTCAGAGCGGTGCCAAAGTCGTGGGATATTTAGGCGGTAACGGCCCTGAATTCCCGGTAGCGCTGTTTTCAGCGGCGTACGCAGGCGTTCCTTTTTTGCCCCTAAACTTTCGACTGAGTAACGAACAGTTAGATGAAATTCTTGCTCGACAAGACGGCTTGTTGTTATTGACGAGAGATGCTCAACGAATCGAACAGGGTGCGTTGTCGCTCGACGACTTCGAGCTCATCGTCCGTGATGGGGCTGAGGAAGAGGCGACACCGTCAGAAGCTGATGATATCGCCGTCATTCTCATGACGAGTGGAACTACAGCTGCACCCAAGAGCGCCTTGTTGCGGCACCAGAATTTGGCGTCCTATATCCTTTCATCCGTGGACTTCGCTTCAGCGGAGCCTGACTCCGCAACGATCGTGAGTGTTCCGCCGTACCATATTGCCGCGGTGGCTAATATGCTTTCGAACTTGTTTGCGGGCCGCCGGATTGTGTATCTTGATCACTTCACGGCGGACGAGTGGCTCGACGTTGTGCGCAGGGAAGGAATCACCAATGCTATGGTGGTGCCGACCATGCTCTCGCGTATCGTTCATGCACTTGAAGAGAGTGGCCAGGATGCTCCCGAGACGCTTCGCGGAATTTCTTATGGCGGGGCAAAAGTACCGACAACGGTTCTGCAACATGCGCTCGAAGCTTTTCCCAACGTTGGCTTCGTGAACGCGTATGGACTCACTGAGACTGCCTCGTCGATTGCGATTCTCGGTCCTGAAGACCACCGCACAGCGATGGCAAGTGACGATCCTGAGGTGCGGGCCCGTTTGAGCTCAGTGGGACGTGCGCTTCCTGGAGTGGAGATTCAGGTGCAAGACGAAAACGGTGAACCCTGCGCCCCGGGTGTCGAGGGGGATATCGTTGTCCGTGGCCCACAAGTGGCCGGTGAATACCGCGAATCAGGTTCACTCGTTAATGAGGACGGCTGGTTTAGAACTCGAGACCTCGGATACATCGATTCCGAAGGTTTCATTTTTGTAAAGGGGCGTGCGGACGATACCATCATCCGCGGCGGCGAAAATATTGCTCCCGCTGAAATTGAAGACGTGCTCTTCCGCCACGAGGCTGTTGCCGATGTCGCTGTAGCTGGCGTGCCCAACGACGAGTGGGGCTTTGTCATCGCGGCATTCATCGTAGTGAAACCAGGAGCGAGCCTCAGCAGTGACGAAGTGCGTGCCTTTGCTCGGCAGCACCTCCGCAGTTCAAAGACTCCGGACGAGGTGCACTTCACCGATGAGATTCCGACGACTCCTACGGGTAAGGTCCTGCGACGTCACCTAGTCGACGGCTTACTGGAGGGCGTTTCCAGTTGA